A stretch of the Amycolatopsis sp. BJA-103 genome encodes the following:
- a CDS encoding SRPBCC family protein, whose translation MKQVQSRVVTPKPIDEVYAYLADFTNQPEWRFDVVSCSLASGEGGAPGAKYHQRVKPRGKEIDSEVELTRADKPAEVAFRTLDPGPVTVSGAWHLKSTGTGTEVICDVVIETHGFLRLLEFTMGPSLRKISDRYERDLSARLNP comes from the coding sequence ATGAAGCAGGTCCAGAGCCGGGTCGTCACCCCGAAGCCGATCGACGAGGTCTACGCCTATCTCGCCGACTTCACCAACCAGCCGGAATGGCGCTTCGACGTCGTGTCGTGCTCGCTCGCGTCCGGAGAGGGCGGCGCGCCGGGGGCGAAGTACCACCAGCGGGTGAAACCGCGAGGCAAGGAAATCGACAGCGAAGTCGAGTTGACCCGCGCCGACAAGCCTGCCGAGGTCGCGTTCCGCACGCTGGATCCGGGCCCGGTCACCGTGTCGGGCGCCTGGCATCTCAAGAGCACCGGCACCGGGACCGAGGTGATCTGCGACGTCGTCATCGAGACGCACGGATTCCTGCGGTTGCTGGAGTTCACCATGGGCCCGTCGCTGCGGAAGATCTCGGACCGCTACGAACGGGATCTCTCCGCGCGGCTCAACCCCTGA